DNA from Rubripirellula lacrimiformis:
TCGGTTTAGGGGTCAACATGTGTGGAGTCGTTTTGAAAAGTAGCGATCGGAAGGAGTGGCAGGCATTGTAGGTAGCAAAGTAGCAATCGGAAGACCCGGCAATTCGCCGCTGGCGACCGGTTTGCCCCGTGATCTCAGTTGCGGGGTTCCAGTTCCCCGTCGTCATCGACTTCGTCATTCTAAATTTGTTTGATCGCTGGAAGGGATCGGTTCGGTGCCGGCATCGAACCGATGTTGTGTTACAGCACCGCCGCCAGACCTTCGCGGTAGGTTGGAAACGCCAATCGCGAGACCAAGTCGGATTTCATGCGTCGATTCCAGATCCGTTTGTCACTATCGGATCGCATTCGATCGCTGGCCCCGGCAGGCGGCGAGGTCGAAAAGCTGGGCTCGGCCGCACCCACTTGGCGGGCGATTTGGCGATAGAAATCGGATCGGTGCATCGGTTGATCATCGCTGATCAAATACATTCGGCGTCGATCCAGGCCGCCGCTGTGGCGATCCCAGTTCTGCACCACGGCCCTGGCACCGTCGGTGACGTGGATCAGGTTCAGGTACCCGTTGCTGGGCAATGCGATCGGTCGGCCGGCGATCACGTCGGCTGATCGGGGAACGCGGCCCGGGCCATAGATTCCGGAAAATCGCAGCACGGACCAGGGGGAATCAGGCCGCATGCGGTGCAGCAGCGATTCGGCCTGCAAATGAACTCGGCCGCCCATCCGGTTGGGATGACAGGGCGATGTTTCGTCCACCCAGCGTCCGTCGGTTTGGTGATAAACGCCGGTCGTGCTGATGTAGCAAACGTCGGTGCTAGGCGGCAAAACTTGAAGCAAATTCCGGAGCCCGCCGACTTGGGAATCGTAGCGGCTGTGGGGGCTGCGGGAATCGTAGCTGACCGATACCAAGACCCGATCGACCTCGGGGAGTCCGCGTAAAGTGCGTCGATCGGTCCAGTCCAGATGCAGTGGCTGGATCGGCCCGCCAGACATTTGGCGCATTTTTTGAGCGTTGCGGGTGGTCGCCCAAACCCGATCACCGGCAAGGTCGGCCAGATCCGCAACCTGGCGACCTAGAAATCCGTAGCCAACAATCAGGGTGCGTTTCATGAAATTACCAGTCGAAAACGAATGAAAGACGGGGAAACAGGCATCTTCGGATACGGTCCAGGGGCCGATTCTTTTCTGTCGAGGACGTCGGGAACCGTTTTTTCAATCCATCCGAAACAGGGTACAATGGATCCGCGGCAAGATTGAGCCCCAGCGATCCTGCTAGCCGCGTTCCAGCGGGGCTGCGATGCCGATGGTTCCGACATCATTGCTGTTTCGCGATGCGGCAAGCATCCTGGTGCGGTGTCCGTTGATCGGCTGACCCGTTTCGTTGCTGAACCGTTTCGTTGCTGAACCATGTCTGTTGTACCGTCACTTGATTTTCTGAACTGAGTCCGCCGTGCGCCGCGTACCTCTCTACTCGCCGTCTGCCATTGTGCCCGATTCCGTTGCGGCGATTGTTGGTCATTGGGTCGCGGCGATTTCGGCCTTTGGAATTTGGGGACTTCTAGGTGGCTCGATCGCGTTGGCCCAGGCCCCGATCGTGTCTGGCAATTTCCCACCGGGTTATTCGTCGCCGCCGATCGTGATCGATCCCCCAGGATCCAGTTTTCAGTCGCCTGGAATTTCCTCGCCATCCGGTCCGGTACCGTCTGCGGGGGCGCCATCGGCCGGAGTTCCATCGGCCGGAGTTCGGGCTGACCGTCTGTCGCCGAATTCGCTGCCAGCGGTTCCGTCGTCGCCTGGTCAGCTAGATCGACTCGAATCGACGACTGCCCCTGGAACCGCATCGGGCAGTTTGTCCTCTGGCACACTGGTCACCGTGCCCAGCGAACTGCAGGCGTTGCTGCGTACCGGTGGTGTGCCGCGTTCGATCGACCATTTGCGTTTGATGGAAACCCAACAGAACAGCGTGTCCAAGGCCGCCGAATCGTGCACCGTCAGTGTGCAGATCGGCCCAGCCCAGGGCTGTGGAGTGATCATCACCGAAAGCGGTTTTATCCTGACCGCCGCCCACGTTGCGATGCGTCCGGGGAAGAGCGCGCTGGTGACCCTGTCGACTGGCCGGACCGTGCGAGCACGGACTTTGGGCATGTATCGAAAAGTGGACGCAGGCTTGATGAAGATTGATCCCGATCAGAACGGGGGCAATCCCTGGTCGCATGCGTCACTGGGAACCAGCGAAGACTTAATGGCGGGAATGTGGTGCATCGCCACCGGACATCCGGGTGGGTACGACCCCGATCGTGGCATCGTCACGCGAGTCGGTCGGATTTTGCGAGTTCGCGAAGGTGCGATCGAAACCGATTGTGCCTTGATCGGTGGCGATAGCGGTGGACCGCTGTTCGATCTGTCGGGGCGTCTGATCGCTGTCCACAGTCGCATCGGCAACGATGTTTCGGAAAACTTGCACGTTCCGGTCGATTACTACGGTAAATATTGGAATCAGATGCGTGACGGAGAAGCGTGGGGGTTCCTGCCCGGCTTTCGTCCCGTGCTTGGCGTGACCGGCAGCCCGAACTCCGAACGAGCGATCGTGGACGTGGTTCGGCCGGGGTCACCTGCTGAAGATGCTGGTATCGAACGAGGCGACGTTGTCGAGCAGTTTGGCGATGTACCGATCAAAGATTTTGCATCCCTGAAAGCCGCCGTCGACGACACGATGCCAGGGGAACGAGTCGCAATTTGGATCAACCGAGATGGCAGCCGTAAACGAGTCAGCGTCGAAGTGGGGCGTGCCGACTGAGACATCGTGCTAGAAAAAAGTGTCCGGCACGATTTTTTGCAGCGACGTCGATCGAAAACATCATGCGTCATTATTCATTCCGGTTCCCTCGCCGCGGATGCATCCCGTCCAATCATCCTTTTTGCTAGTTGCAAAGAACCCAAACATGAATTCATCCGTTCATCGTAGATTTGCTCGGTCGGTCGCTCGGGGGCTGGGCATGGTCATCGCAGCCGGATGGATCATGGTGGCTGCCGAAATCGCCGTGGCGGACGAACGCCGTGACAATTCCGAAATGATGCAGTTGATCCGTCCCTTATCGGATTCGGTTCAGTACTCCGTCGCTCAGGTGCTTTCCGGTGGTCGGCCGGTGGCGTTGGCAACGGTGGTTTCGTCGGACGGATATTTGTTGACCAAGCGTAGTGAACTGAGTGGTGATCCGATTCGCATTCGGCTGCACGATGGTCGCTTGTACCCGGCGCGAGTTGCGTCGGTGCGGCGACAAAACGATCTGGCTTTGTTGCGTGTTGACGCTGACGTTTCGTTGAAACCACTTCAATTGGTGGATCACAAGCCGTCGATCGCTAGCTTCCTGATCAGCCCCGGTCGGACCGGCCGCCCGGTCGGGATCGGTGTGATGGGCGTCGGTGCTAGGAAGATCGAACACCAGGGACGTTTGGGAGTGATTCTGAACGACAGTCCCGACGGTCGTGCGTTGGTCGAAGAGGTGTACCCCAACAGTGGCGCCGATAGCGCGGGGGTGGTTCGGGGGGATTTGATCATCGCCATCAACGGCATTCACGAATCCAATAAAACCAGTGTGATCGAGACCTTGCGAGACATGTTTCCCGGTGACGAAGTCCGTTTGACGATCCTGCGTACGAACCGTTCCAGCGGTTTGGATACGCTAGAGATGGACGCCCGAATTCGCGACTTTCACTTGATTCGCGAGTCCGAAAATGATTCGCGAGTCAACGGGCCTCGCAGCGATCGGCTCAGCGGATTCGATCGCGTGTTTCAGCACGACACGGTCTTGGATCCCGATGAATGCGGCGGTCCGGTGCTGGATACGTCGGGCCGCGTGATTGGCATCAACATCGCGCGTGCTGGACGCGTCGTTAGCTACGCTCTGCCATCGTCACTGGTGATCAGCGAATTGACCAGCATGTTGCAGGAAGCTCGCGGCGCCGAGTAATTTCCGCGGGCGCGCCGATCGTGTCCGGGAAAGTGCGAAAGTGCGAAAGTGGATGGCCGGTGATACCCGGCATCGCACTTTGGTGTGCCCCTTGGCAGGCTAAGCAAACGCTTTGCGCAGCATCGCGAGACTCTTGGGGATCGCGGTTTCGTGATCCTGTTTGCCTTCGAATTCTAGGCTGATGTATCCGCGATAGTCGACGTCCCGCAGGATTTTCGCCACCTTTGGATAGTCGATGTCCAGCGTGTACCAGGTACCGCCGCCATAGTAAGTCTTCGCTTGTACGAACACTGCTTCGGGAGCAAGCTTCGCGTATTGATCGTACTGGTCTTCCAGGAAATTGCCTGTGTCCATCGTCGCTCGCAGCCAAGGCGAATCGACTTCGCCGATCACACGCAAGACACCATCGGCGGTCCGCCCCAGACCCCAGTGGTTTTCCAATCCCATCACGACGCCGCACTTCTCTGCCACCGGCAAACACTTTTCAAATCCTTCGCGAACCCATCCGAATCCATCGTCGTCGGTGTAGCCTTCCAACCTCGGTTCAATTCCCTTGTTCGCCATCAGTTCATCGAAGTTGCCCGAAGTGCCCCAGCGTCCAGTGTTGACCCGGATGGTTGGGATGCCCATCGCGTAAGCCAGTTCGATGCAATGGATGGTGTGGTCGACGTTTTGCTGTCGTTTGGCCGGGTCGGGTGTCACAAAAGATTGGTGCGTTGACATCGCGCACAGGTCCATGCCATGGCGAAACGCCCGCTGTTTGATTCGCTGTAGCGTTGCGTTGGATTCGTCTTCCATTTGGACATGCAACACTTCGACAGCATCGAAACCCGCGTCGCCGGCCAGGTCGACGCATTGTTCGATCGTCAACTTGCTGTCGTCGCGGTAACGCCAATACGAATACGTCGACACGGCGATCGGGTTGGGTTTTCGCGGTGATGGCGTGGGTTCAACGTCGTCCGCTGAAACGCGGTCCAAATCCAGGCAAGAGGCGGCGGCGATCCCCATCAATGATGAGGCGAGCATTTGGCGGCGTGGAAGCGTGGACATGATGGATGGACTCCGCATGGAAACGATACAGAACAGACAGGTCAAGCGACCGTGGATTCTACCACGGCATCATCCGCTCGGATTGTCATTCCTATTGGCTGCGTTGGCCTGGGGTGCGCCGAATCACATCTCGAAATTCGGCGGCTTCGGCAACTACGAAGTCAAAATGTTTATGGACGCAGGGGTGACTGACGATAGAAAACCGCAACGAGGACACCGATGATGATGGCTGGTCGCTACAGGATCTTTTGCAGGATCGTCAGATCACACCATTTGCCATCCATGTGACCAATCTCTTTTTGCGTTCCCACCAATTCGAACCCATGGCGGTAGTGAAATTCCAAGCTTCGTTGATTGGTTGAAATGATGCGCGCGACCAGGTGATGGATTTGGTGTTGGCGGCAACGTTCTTCGACTTGTTGTTGCAGCGACTGGGCCACACCGCGGCCGACAGCGTCGGGCGACAGATAGATCGCACTTTCAAGACTCAGTCGGAATCCGTGTCGGACACTGAATTGCCGGGCCGATCCCCATCCCAAGATTTTGTCTCCATCGGCCGACACCAACCAACACTCGGGAACCGTCGTGGGCAACATTTCGGCGATCTGTTTCGCTTTCCACGTTTCGGCATCGAAGGTCGAACCGCCTGCGGTGATGTAGTGGTTGTAGATTTCCGCGATTGCGGCGGAGTCGTCGACGATCGCGTCGCGGACTAGCGGACGCGTTTCTGGAGGGGAGGCTGACATCAGATGGTTTCCGGGTTTGTTTGTTTCCATAGCCATTGGATCGCTGATCGAATCGTTTCGGCTTGTTCGTCGGTTGCGATTCCGTCGTGATCAAGGCCTGCTAGTTTCACCACTTGATGGTTGCCCGCGTACCGACGGATGACTTCATTTTGGATCGATGGCGGAACCAGGCTGTCGTTCAGGCATTGCAAGAACACAGCAGGTCGGTCGACCATGGGAGCCAACGACAGGGCGTTCATTGAATCCGTCAGGCTTTCAGCGATGGGGCCGACAAGTTTCCCCAGCGGGTACCGCTGGGCGATCCGTTGAACGACCGGTATCAAAGGCGGCGGGTTTCGGAGCACCAATCCAACTGGCAGCGAAAGATCGTCCAGCGTGGATGCGACGTGCAGCGCCGTATTGCATCCCAGACTGTTTCCCACCAACCACAGGCGTGTGGCGGTCGGGGCGTGCTCGGACAGGACCGTGCGTGCGAAGCCTTCGGCCGATCTTGCGATTTTGGTCAGGCTGGGCCGGCCGCTGCTGCCGCCATAGCCGGGGGGATTCCAGGTCCAGACCTCGCCGCCCATCGAGTTCACCATCGAAATGGGAAACTCGGACGATCGTTCGGCGCGGCCAGCGGTTCCGGGGAACTTTAGCACCAACCAATCCGGCGGCTGGTCCCCGATCGATCGACTGTGCACAAAGCACTCGATCTTTTCGCCGTGGACGTTCAGCACCTCCCGACGCTGCAACCCATGATCCACCAACCCTCGCGATGGGCGCAGCACCATCCTGTCCAATAGATATCGCCGCAGCGATTGAACGGGATGGGCTAGCATCGTGATCATAGATGACAGCAGCGACAGGGCGCTGCGAAAGCGTCGGAGGTGGAGTCCGGTTTAGTGGACGCGCTGTCCAGGAAGGGCCCCTTCGTCGATCCCCAACACGAATACATCGGCGCCACCTGGCCCGGCTGCCGTGACCATCCCTTCGCTAAGTCCAAACCGCATCTTCCGTGGTTTTAGGTTCGCGACCATCACGACCAACCGGCCCACCA
Protein-coding regions in this window:
- a CDS encoding NAD-dependent epimerase/dehydratase family protein — translated: MKRTLIVGYGFLGRQVADLADLAGDRVWATTRNAQKMRQMSGGPIQPLHLDWTDRRTLRGLPEVDRVLVSVSYDSRSPHSRYDSQVGGLRNLLQVLPPSTDVCYISTTGVYHQTDGRWVDETSPCHPNRMGGRVHLQAESLLHRMRPDSPWSVLRFSGIYGPGRVPRSADVIAGRPIALPSNGYLNLIHVTDGARAVVQNWDRHSGGLDRRRMYLISDDQPMHRSDFYRQIARQVGAAEPSFSTSPPAGASDRMRSDSDKRIWNRRMKSDLVSRLAFPTYREGLAAVL
- a CDS encoding S1C family serine protease, with protein sequence MPDSVAAIVGHWVAAISAFGIWGLLGGSIALAQAPIVSGNFPPGYSSPPIVIDPPGSSFQSPGISSPSGPVPSAGAPSAGVPSAGVRADRLSPNSLPAVPSSPGQLDRLESTTAPGTASGSLSSGTLVTVPSELQALLRTGGVPRSIDHLRLMETQQNSVSKAAESCTVSVQIGPAQGCGVIITESGFILTAAHVAMRPGKSALVTLSTGRTVRARTLGMYRKVDAGLMKIDPDQNGGNPWSHASLGTSEDLMAGMWCIATGHPGGYDPDRGIVTRVGRILRVREGAIETDCALIGGDSGGPLFDLSGRLIAVHSRIGNDVSENLHVPVDYYGKYWNQMRDGEAWGFLPGFRPVLGVTGSPNSERAIVDVVRPGSPAEDAGIERGDVVEQFGDVPIKDFASLKAAVDDTMPGERVAIWINRDGSRKRVSVEVGRAD
- a CDS encoding PDZ domain-containing protein, which translates into the protein MNSSVHRRFARSVARGLGMVIAAGWIMVAAEIAVADERRDNSEMMQLIRPLSDSVQYSVAQVLSGGRPVALATVVSSDGYLLTKRSELSGDPIRIRLHDGRLYPARVASVRRQNDLALLRVDADVSLKPLQLVDHKPSIASFLISPGRTGRPVGIGVMGVGARKIEHQGRLGVILNDSPDGRALVEEVYPNSGADSAGVVRGDLIIAINGIHESNKTSVIETLRDMFPGDEVRLTILRTNRSSGLDTLEMDARIRDFHLIRESENDSRVNGPRSDRLSGFDRVFQHDTVLDPDECGGPVLDTSGRVIGINIARAGRVVSYALPSSLVISELTSMLQEARGAE
- a CDS encoding sugar phosphate isomerase/epimerase family protein; translation: MSTLPRRQMLASSLMGIAAASCLDLDRVSADDVEPTPSPRKPNPIAVSTYSYWRYRDDSKLTIEQCVDLAGDAGFDAVEVLHVQMEDESNATLQRIKQRAFRHGMDLCAMSTHQSFVTPDPAKRQQNVDHTIHCIELAYAMGIPTIRVNTGRWGTSGNFDELMANKGIEPRLEGYTDDDGFGWVREGFEKCLPVAEKCGVVMGLENHWGLGRTADGVLRVIGEVDSPWLRATMDTGNFLEDQYDQYAKLAPEAVFVQAKTYYGGGTWYTLDIDYPKVAKILRDVDYRGYISLEFEGKQDHETAIPKSLAMLRKAFA
- a CDS encoding GNAT family N-acetyltransferase, giving the protein MSASPPETRPLVRDAIVDDSAAIAEIYNHYITAGGSTFDAETWKAKQIAEMLPTTVPECWLVSADGDKILGWGSARQFSVRHGFRLSLESAIYLSPDAVGRGVAQSLQQQVEERCRQHQIHHLVARIISTNQRSLEFHYRHGFELVGTQKEIGHMDGKWCDLTILQKIL
- a CDS encoding alpha/beta hydrolase, whose product is MITMLAHPVQSLRRYLLDRMVLRPSRGLVDHGLQRREVLNVHGEKIECFVHSRSIGDQPPDWLVLKFPGTAGRAERSSEFPISMVNSMGGEVWTWNPPGYGGSSGRPSLTKIARSAEGFARTVLSEHAPTATRLWLVGNSLGCNTALHVASTLDDLSLPVGLVLRNPPPLIPVVQRIAQRYPLGKLVGPIAESLTDSMNALSLAPMVDRPAVFLQCLNDSLVPPSIQNEVIRRYAGNHQVVKLAGLDHDGIATDEQAETIRSAIQWLWKQTNPETI